The Elaeis guineensis isolate ETL-2024a chromosome 12, EG11, whole genome shotgun sequence sequence GCATATATATggttgaatatttatttttttaaaaaaattatataaaatatatattatatctttagtagatataagaccatacttttttattcttaaattttatataaatattaatattatatttacattaatataaatataatattagactataataatttattgtgttaatataatattaatataaattaatattataataatataataaatttattaatagcgatataaatataatattaaatataaaattatattaatataaatattatattaatattaataaaaatattatattaatgtaaatattaaaataatattaaaatattaaaatattaaaatattaatattatataaatattaggataatattaatataatattatatcattatttcatATTTCATCGTATTCAtcgattgatattttataaaatcttggtcatagatcttaaaagaatattttgGAAAAGAAAAAAGTATCATCACTTTTCATCTTATTGGAAGTGTCAAAACTCACATTTCGTGTGGGTTTTCACTTCTCATGAAATGTGAAAAATGACTtttcatagaaaaaaaatttttcattattttttttattaaaacttcAATCAAACAAAGATCCTCTTTTTACTTCGCCTCCGTATTGCATGTACTAGGTGCAATTGGACCgtgcaaatcccacggtggataacatgcCATGCTACCTTTTGTATTTCATCGATTCTCGATTGCGTGCTCTCCATCGTGCATATGCTTCGGGATTTTCACTGGATCACTTACATcaggtgcatgcaataatttttccTCCACTTCTCAAGAAGTTTTTCTTCTCTCCTTCATTTTTTGTCAATCAAATGAGTCCTTATAAATTTAGAAATAATTATGCCATGTGCACATTTATTATGTATGTTGATATGCCGTATTCATACTTGTTATTCATATATCCGTTTTGTATGTGGACAATATGCCAATATCCATATATGGCTTAAGAAAAACTAGAAAAAGAAATCCTTATCTTCATCTATAAAATAGACAGTTACATCTGGATTTCATCCTATCACCCTCCGTCTTTTTTGGTGCTTTACCGTAAGGCGGAATCCAAGTAACTTTATAAACTGAGGTGCAGTGAGCTATTCGGCCCTAAACTAATCTTTGTGGAAAAGAATTTGAACCACTGTTTAAAAGAAGCAGAGGAGTGTTGAGAGCCAGTCTTGGGcacaactattttttttaattatgttattTTATTGTGCTCTCAGATTTcaaccttagacaccatcatttttttcttttagagaatgatactattaaatgTCTCGTAACAATGATAGAGAAACTAACCGTGCGCCCTCGAGAACATTGAACCCAAGTTTTTGAATCAGTTGGATGGTCTAGTTATTCACCCTACGCCACAGGAGGAGGAGCTTCCACTCATCAATGGAAGGTAGGTTGACAAGATGAAATATGTGGTGGAAGTAGAAATAGAAGATGATTTTTGTTGCAATGATGATATCATattaaatttacaataaattaataaaaaattagaaattagtaGGGCAGTATAGGATATCATTATAGAAATCGATGAAATAcatgataatcgataaatttgatATGGTATCATCGttgtcacaaatatttttttgtaaaaagagGTCCCATATTTTGTTAAGTTACCAACTCTTTGCTTTGTGGGATCCACTTGCATGGCCGTTCGGTTATTTTAGGTGCTCGAGGGGATCTGAACCCATCTTCAAGTGCTTTTTTACATGCATTGGTTCAAAGTTAGGAGTGGCAAATGGGTTGCGCCGTGCAATATAAGGATCCGATCCACATAAGGATCGGATACAGAATAAGTCAAAATGTTGTCaataacttatttattaaataaattaaaaatttaattttgagtgtGATCATtatattaaatagataatttaatctgatttataatAGATTGAATCTGATCTATAATGAATTGAATCAAGTTAAACAAATTAAACGATTAAGCATTGCATTCAGTTCAAGTGACTTGACCTGATCAAATGATAAGGCTTTGGAGAAGCCATAGCATTTTTGCTCCTGCCCTCAATGATGGTGGTGCTCGATGTAACTTGCTACTGCTGtaatcaaattctctcttttttcaaaattttttactcttCATAGTTTCAAAATGTTAAATACTTAAAAAGTAAGCCCACTAAAAGAAATATGATGAATCATTCCATGAGAAATGGCGGTGGATATGATTATTATCCTCCTTTGTAGTTTCTTAAATCATTCTATGTTTGCACGTTGCTCCCCTTGACTGATGGtgcaataaataattattttcaattttctttttataagATTACtggaaaattaatatttagaaattagttatatttttatataaaattttcaaaCATATTAATGTAAAAGGATAATAaagtaattttatatttaaaataaatttttattaatattgttGGTGGACATGCAAAAACAAAATAATTTGAGAGGCATAggtaaatagaattttttgataaataaatatgCAAATAGGCTACATTTGCAACATACCCCGATGCCTgaataagttaaaaaataaaatattattatcatcATAGCCCAAGATTTTAACTACCATAAGATACGAATAATCCAATTTCTTCTTAAAACTAGATGCCCTGTTATTCCATCCCCTTTGTACAGTGATCCCAGTCATGTATTCTATTAGATATTCTccatctttccttctttctttttttcttttatatttttatatttttttttcttatttcttcttatttctctatctttttttctttcctttttttttctctttttcttttccattcctttctttctttcatctaacttttcttttcattcaaatttttttcttttctttctttttttttccttttttttctttttttcaattcTTCTTCTCTCCTAACGTGAGTAGGTTTTGGAGTCTTGAGTCTATCTCGATCATATTTTCTTAGAATATCTCTATCTCACTAAGACATAAAATTTTGTCATGCTGTGCGCCTTGAGATGATAAAATTTGTATAataaaagattatgatttaaggcattattttttttaaaaaaattttttaaaaaaatttaaaacaaaattCATAAATTCAGATAAGATGAAAGTTACTTTCATTATTACATAAAAACTTTAAGGGCCTGTTCTTTTGTGAATAAAAAAGtcatctgaaaatctatttttttaggtaaatattttctaaataataattatataaaaaattaatttatccatattattttatatatagaaAAATGACTTTGAAATTTGTTATCCATATTTTTCTTGCATTACTACTTTCTTAGATATgttgctaaaatttatccatctttttttataaaaaactaGGGATAAACCTTTAGTTCTACTTTCAACTTAAAAACAGCTCCCTAATTgagttttatgaaaaaatatctcTCCATTCTAAACATAAATTAAAAGCAACTCCCCATTTTTAGCTGAAATTATCCTTATATCCTTATATCTttttataataagacagtatttctttacaataaggtagtattacattatattagtgcAGTATTACAATAAGGCAGTATTCCTTCACAATAAGatagtactgttttataatagtgcagtattgttttataatagtacagtattacattatattagtgtaatattacaataagatagtatttttttacaataaaatagtattatattataaaaagacagtactattttataataatgcagtattattttataataatatagtgttaTTTTGTAACTGTAGAGGTAATTCGATCATTTTATGCCATTTAGAGAGCTgcttttaagttatgtttcaGATGGagagtatttttttatttgaaacttaaatGAAGAGCTGCTTTTAAGTTTTAactcaatgaaaatttttttattagtttattttattttttataatattttttatttttttatttagaaaaagTAAATGATTGAATTATTGGATTGAACGATGAAAATATTGAAAATGAAGATGGAATATTTTAAGAATAAGATTAAATACCCGATCTACTCctgatggaaaaatgatttagcccCTTTCTAgatggataaaattattttttattttataaataaatattatttataaaaaaataactcatctaatttaaaaaatataaaaatattgataaattgaTCGGTAAAAAAATTGACGaacttttttttatgatattcacCATCGAAGGGGCCTAAAATCTCGCTCGCTCCGTTATTAGTGGCCTTCACTCACCACCTCGGCATATCTCCGTCTCTGCGGCGTAAACGAGCATCTTTAATCAACCCATCGCTCCCATCCTGGCAAGCTTCTTTATACATGGGAAACTGTGCCCCATCCAAGAGCAACAGTGTCGAACGGCGGGACCGCCGGCCGGCGGCGGCGGTGGGGACGGTGACGGCGAAGGTGATACGCTTGGACGGGAGTTTGGAGGAGTACAATGGGGCGGTGAGGGCGGGCCTGGTGGCGGCGAAGAGCCCGGGGTGCTATTTGTGCGCCGGCGAGGCCATGGAGGTCGGAGCCCACCCGCCGGGGGTGGCGGAGGCGGAGGAACTCCAGCCGGGGCAGCTCTACTTCCTTCTCCCCATCTCCTCCTCCCGCCATCCTCTTTCCCTCCCCGACCTCTGCCTCCTCGCCATCAAGGCCAGCGCCGCCCAACGCCGCCACCCTGAGGAGGCGCCGGCGGCGCCACCACCCAGCTCTCCACCCGGGGATATCCAAAAATGAGTTGTTAATAAGAAAAACAGTGGAAGTTGTAAACAAAAATATTAAGATTTGTTGGTGTGTCGAGAGTAATAAACTCGTAATGTATATGCTGTGATGGGAGTAATAATCTCAGTTTTTTGTTCCTATGATTTCATCAGAAATACGATTCATCTaaggatttcttttcttttcttttcttcctcttttactTCTTTTCTATCATTGTTTGGAGTTTAGGGATCAAAATGATTCCTTTTACTCAaacctataatttttttattcagagAACCAAGGCTCAATCGCAATCTCAGCTATTTTTGTTTTAAAATAACACAATTGACTTGGCAAGGAAGGAAGGAGGGGAGAACATGGTCAAAAACCCATAATAGAGTCCAACTACAATGAGCCATCAAGTTGATGATAAAAGTCGTAGATCTTCTGGTGGATTTCGCTGCAAGAAAAAGGTTTGTTTTGTAGCAAACTTACGTTTTATAATTTCTTCTGTAACCCGCCACTGGTCATATAAAGCATTCCGCCCGCCACTGttgcttacttttttttttttttttttgttaaaaaaaaaagaattcgaTAGAACCACAAAACTGTCTTTTAGGTTGTCGACAAACTAGGAATGCCCAATCATGCGAGCTCTCTTAGAATCCAAGTTTGGAAAATGAAAATCATCATAGTCAAATGCTGCGGTTGGTGATCAGCTGGAATTACTATTTCATGATAAACACTAATCAAATGCAAGTATTGCGGTGAACTTGTGTGATCTCATACTAGTTTAAGAAGtggaagaaaatttaaaaaatgagGATCCATCAAGCATGATGCAGCTACAATGGTTGCAAAAAAATTTAGGAGTAAATAAGACTATTAGGAAAAAATAGCAAGGGAGATCAAAGTGAAGCCAAGGCAAGATGCAGGGTATTGCTAgaccatcaaaaatttttagattggtATACACGGATTTCTCAAATTGGGAGGAACTTTGTACAAGTATTTTACAAGGTCTAATAGAATTACTTTAAGCTGATATAGTTATCGAGATTGTCCAAGTCAAACAATCTAAATGAACTTTCCCCTTTTATATTTTGATCTTCTCATCACTCTTTTGAAATTCTTATGTCAAATTGCAAACCAACATATCAGGGTTTGTCTGGATATCCAAACTCAAAATCCTATGAAACTGACAGCCGGCTAAATAAGATTGACTTACGCTTATAATGATAAGAACTCAGAAAATTACTGAAAAGGGCCGACCAAAATCCCATTGGGAGAAAAAAAGATTTCTATGATCCTGTGGAttcttataattataattttaatctaatcttaTTTAGTTGTTTGTTTGAGCCCCACCTACGAATCCCATAGACTTTTAGGATCAGACATCAAAACAAATCCTTAGGCAAATGAGTTGGGTTAATTCTCTTGGGTGTATCGAAGCTTATCATACCATGTTACTAATATTGAAACTTGACGTACATCCTTTTGAAGGATTTTTATCTCTACAAATGAGCAACGAGCAATAAGtagaaggacatggagaaagaacACATTGCTCTGTACCGGAGTAGGTGCCTGCATTGCAGCGCCCACAATGATGCCTTTGAGTGCGTTGCAATGTTCATTGCTGAACGGTTGTCTTCTTGCCTCCAATTATCTTTCCCTTTAATTCTTTGGGCAATCTATGGATTTCTTTTGCCATGTTTAGTGAACACCAAGGTACAATAATGGGTCCAGTGACTTGTTAGCAATCATTTTGGTGCTTTTGGGTGGTGATTTTTATGATCTGACTATCGTTTGGAGATGTGAACATGTGAAGACATGAGTGTTATAATCTTGGAGATTTACTTAATTTACATAAATCCTGGACCCCGGAACAAGATAACAGACCTAGCTTTTGGTTTACTGGATCCAAGTGCACGGCATATGGAATTAAAGGAGTCAAAGGGATGCTACAAAATTTAGGGGCAGATATCAAGAATTTTCGTCCTGTTTCTGCACCAAACGAGTTGATTGTTAATCAATTAAGTAAATTCAATAAAACCTATAATATTTTTGGTCATCTTTATTAGTggcgctattttttttttttcttttcattttgcaCCAGGAATCTTGAACAAAATATAATTCCTAAGTACTTTCCATGGTATTTTGCCAAAACGTGTCACAACCACTTATTTTTAGAAAATGATATGTTCATGCACCTATCCTCGAATGAGAGCACACAACTTGTTCCATGATTCTTCTCTATGACAATCATGGCACTAAAATCCAAACCAATCATTCTCTACATTATTCATTGATGTCCCATGTCAGGGGGTTTGTATGTTATGTCATTGGTGTAAGattattttttgttaaaaataaaaaaacaaaaatctaGATGATAAAGTTGTGATCACACGTGATATGAGCTGGTTTTTGAAAACGATAACATGATTACAAACACAAACATCCATACAACAGGTGGCCATTAATTATTATAgatgttgggggatacccgccgaccgactaccggagggcccgaccgaccgatggcccgACCGACTACCGGGGGGGCCGAccgatcggagggcccgaccgactgccggagggcccgaccgccggccgtccaacggcccatcgccgaccgatcggagggcccgaccgactgtcggagggcccgaccgcccgaccgactgacggatgccatcagcggctaaccgccgtccatccaacggcccatcgccgactgggggtatatcgggcgtatccatcccgaccgactgaaccccgaGGTTctatggccgacttacatgatgctcgccgaccgatggaggagcccgacaccacttagctggctaccgactttgggtcggttggctcctccaaccaccgtacagccgccagacgttgtcagctctgacacagacatgcggcacagttacctaggggcattgtcccgccgagagccgggtcaaccctggtgattagacggccacacggcgacatgacgttttcacggcggctctgacagcctacggtgagttgacagttcctcacttgtccgcgccattaatgacggcgccatacctagctccactatatataccggggaaggcaacagtgcaaaggggggatccgcccgtctctcccatatacgcaggctcgctcctctccctctctctctctctttctcagagctctctgtctgcatttcactgttgcccagtcacctctctgacttgaccgtcggagggtccccgccggagccgcctccggtcagtgcggacttccttttgcaggtgcacgcttcccggcgatcgggcgacgaggcgattggccgcaacagattggcgcgccaggtaggggacagcatgacaaagacaagagctcaacgatcgagagtcactgggtcggctaggcgctcttcccgccgggaagaggcctccccgccaccaccggcggtggagcctagctctccgcgccctgcagtgactacggaggcctagatcgcggccatcgtacggcagatgaccgtactgaccgacgcagtcaaaagcctccagtggcagccggcggcccgacctatgccttccaggagcagccgccgacgaccgcaccgatctccgtcgcctccgtGCGAGCGCTCCCAGCAGCGCTcccacagagaggaggagggacgaccacggcgcgacgaccgacggtcccagcggccctccccttccccgttggaacgggcaaggaaggagaagcggccgcgcacgccgtcggcctctctttcagaatcttccggaggctccacccctggggtctcccagcatcgacgagcggacgactacgagcgacggttcgaggaaatcgaccgccgactcgcccaactacaGACGGACGGTCAgaggtcttcgaacgacgtcgacttgtcgcccgcccaacctctctcccgactggtcctcgacgagccgattcccagtcggttcaagatgccgcacgtggagccatacgacggctccaccgacccagtcgaccacctcgagagctacaaagctctcatgacgattcaaggggcaaccgacgctcttttctgcatcggcttccccaccacgctccgcaaggctgccagggcttggtactctggTCTTCGATTGGGCAGTATCCATCCCTTtacgcagctcgagcactcgttcgtggcccatttcagcaccagccgaaagccgccgcgaacgtcggacatcCTTTTCTCCCTTAAgtagggggaaaacgagacgctccgacatttCATGgtacgattcaacacggccacgctcgaggtccgggacctcaacgaagacatggctgtttcagccatgaagcggggcctgaggtcgtcccgattcacttattctctggacaagaccctcccccgaacatatgccgagctattggagcgcgcctacaagtatatgcgcatggacgaaggagcgtccgaccgacgcttggccgagcccaggggtccgaatgAGAAGCGGAGAAAAAGTCGGGAGCCCGCCGGACCAAACAGGCCccgaccaatagtcggctttctccaccccgacagatccaaaaatcgccccgttaacagactccgaggccggtgcgtctcaggtacgactcctacactcctctctccgctccccgtgcgcagatcctgatggagatcgagggagaagaatacctgcgacggcctccgcctctgaaggcaaagggcctcgaccatcggaagtactgccggttccatcggagccacggccacgataccgagcggtgcatccaattgaaggatgagatcgaaaatctcatccgtcgggggtatctcggcaaattccggaagggtccgccgacccaaccgattgccgatcgacgcccccagccgactgaagaggcgccgactaaccagccgacggccggagtcatcaacatgatctccaagcggctgggatcggggacgtctacaggaggggagccgacgaaaaagccgcgcccggacaacgtaatcaccttcacagaagacgacgttcgggacatccagactccccacgacgacgctgttgttgtgtcggcgacaatagccaattatgatgtaaaacgaatttttgttgataatgaaagttcgacaaatgttttgttttactcgaccttctcccgaatgcgactgtcaactgaccgacttaggaggatccctgtgcccctgatcggctttgccggagacaccgtcacgacag is a genomic window containing:
- the LOC105055516 gene encoding uncharacterized protein, which produces MGNCAPSKSNSVERRDRRPAAAVGTVTAKVIRLDGSLEEYNGAVRAGLVAAKSPGCYLCAGEAMEVGAHPPGVAEAEELQPGQLYFLLPISSSRHPLSLPDLCLLAIKASAAQRRHPEEAPAAPPPSSPPGDIQK